Genomic segment of Primulina tabacum isolate GXHZ01 chromosome 11, ASM2559414v2, whole genome shotgun sequence:
TCTGTCTTCAATCATACGTTTTAAATGAAGATTGCAAACCCCAAAAGTGGAAGTTGATGTATGATCAAACATGGTCTTAAATTGTTTGTAGATTTGGTACATTATGGTTGTCATAGGagttttcttaaataagtcCTGAGAACATATTAATAAGATAAATTTTAAGACCGATGACATTTTACTATAGCAAAGTTATATTTGATTACAGGGATGTATTCGAGTCTACGGTCTACTAGTGTTTTAGCAGCTGCCTACTTGAACTCTGCTCGAAAAATAATAAATACGGAAGCTTGAGTAGGGTCAATTAGTAGTTTTTAACCTCGATCTCTATTCTAGTATTTTTTTGAGTGATTTGAGATTGAACTCCATGAGTTCAATTTTCAAGCAACAATTGAGctccattttttttcaattattgATATAAATACCCTTCAAAGGAAAGATAATCGTTAAAACATATtgttatattttgaaaaaaaaaaatcttgtgCTCGAGATACTCCACGAGCCTCATGCCTCAGGGTCCGTCGTTAAATTTTTTGGTCCATATAACAACTCAAGTTCTGCATTGCCATTGTTGGCGCATACACAGGCTAGGGTGCATCCAGTTTCGTGGCTGAATATTCATTACACTCTGTTCAACTTGTGCAGGAATCTATTAACAGGTCATTACTGAACTTACTCAGTTATCCATGGATAGAAGAACGGGTAAAAAACGGGATGCTTTCAATTCATGGTGGCTACTATGATTTCATCGATTGTACATTTGAGAAGTGGACCCTTGACTACGAGGGAATCAGTTTGAAAGCCGATGGTGCTTACTCAATTGGTAACCGAGAATTTTGGAGCTGAGTTTGCTGTCATAGGTGATCCTTTATCTTCGATACCAGACTAGGTTGTTGTATCAGTCTCTTAGAGATTATGTAAGAAATGAAAAGATTAATGTCTGAATTTCAGCTTTTTGTACATTTATCTTTTACAGATACAGAACGTAGACTCtttgaaaatgaattttttggaTGAACTTGTTGTGCTTTAATTTGATTTCAGTTGACAGAGTTGTTTCAGTTAAACGTGCCATGCAGTAATTAAGAGAAATTCATGTATCCTATAAATCTCATCATCCTGAAATAAGAGAAATTCATGTATCCTATAAATCTCATCACAGGATGTTGAATTTATGAAGATCAAAACTCCTAAATTAAATTGTACTTTGTAAACTATTTATTAATTCAATTGAATTAAAACGGAACTTACAAAATACCCAATAATGTTTGTGTGCATATAGAACTCTTCCACGGGTAttttcatttatgattttaCATGGAAAAAAAGAGTCAGAGTAATGTTTGGTCTAGTCATATATAAGAATATGACTAGGTAAGTGCACGTGCGATGCATGTGGAGATATATGTTTCAATAATTGTGCAATAAATATTATAGAGTAAGCAATTCATTCACAAAAGTTTTCAAACTAAGCAATAGAGAGATAAATCTATATAATAATAAGACTTCGTGTCTATATAAGATATAGTACGATAATAATTTTCAGTCAAGGTTGCAAACAACAAAACAAAGAATTACACAATATACTAAGATCGTAGCAAATAACCTACGCAAAGCAATAGGCATGTGAAAACTTGCTGCCTCATTTAAACACTCAAAATTACTCTTATCACTTCTAATAGCCCCATACGTTGTGCTGCTTCCTTGAAAGTGAAACAAAATATTCCACGAACAGTGAGCAAATCAGAGTAGGACTTAGGGCCTCGAACATGAAGAAGTAATAAACGATGATAATACCTCTCACCTTCTGCCGGATTTGTCGAGTTAACACGTCCGATAACCTGTCTTTGTTTCTTTGGTTTCCAAGTTCTAGTTAGTCGATCCCAAACAAAATGCTCTGGGAATTCAGAATATAAGAAATTCGTTGCTTCCACAATGTGCGAACAAGTCTTAAAAAATTCAGTCAACATAGTTTTGGAGACACATTCGCATGCCAACACATTGCCCAAGTTCTGGTAATTTGAGAAGGTGATCATGTGCTTGTCCGGTAAATGTAGAGGCAAATTGATAACTTCATGAGAGATTTCATTCAGATCAAATTCAAAAATGCGCCACACTGATTCTGGAGCAAACACCCAGCGAGCATCCTGAAATGCTCGTATTTCATCTACAAATGAGTTAGAACTATGAGGTGATAAATGAACACTTATTTTGTCATGGCCCTTGtaaatatatttgtataaatATTTTACAGCCGTTAGCCCAGAACAAATTTCAACATTGATATGACAATCATAGCGATAGAGTAGATAAGGATTATAAGGAACAACCCATTGAGAATTCAATGTACAATTCCGAACCTCAACAAAGCGACCATCGTTTCTCCTCCTGTACATATATAGGGTAACCATCAGATCGTGAACATAATATTCTAAAAAAGGGCGAGGATAATGGTTTTTGCATTTTTCATTAACCATACATGGGCATTATAAATTTAACGTGCCACAAGGTCCATGCATCATATGTCGTGAGACCAAACCAAACAATCGAGGAAAAACATCTTTATATGGAAGCTCAGCAACAACGTAAGAGTCGAACCTTTCAGGCGAGTTAATCTTATAATTAGATTGCAGGATAATAATCATATGACAATAAGGTAGACCTCGTTTCTGGAACTcgataacataaacataagaaaCAACATGGCCAAATATAGACTTTTTAAGAATCTGGTCCTTAAGATCAAGTAATTTTGCACGAAACACTCGAGAGACCAAATCTGGACGATCATGAGCAAGCTGaccttcaaataaattttctcGAATCTCTTTCCAATCTGGATTGCAAGTCATCGTAATAAACAAGTCAGGTTTTCCAAATTTCTGAACCAATGCAATTGCATCAAGATATCGATGTCGCATATCTCTTGGACCTCCTATGAAAGATGCTGGTAAAACAACACGTTGCCCGACCTCACTCCCACGTGATTCaccattggctacactttcaacCGCACCCTGGTACAATTCCGACCTTATCTCACTTTGGTGCCTTCTGTAGTAATCTAATCTCGTTGTTTCTAGTTTAATGGACATATCGACAACAAATTGTTGCAATAATAGACCACCATACAATATTAACGAAGTGTTGCTGTCATGAATTTGCAACCTGTAACAATAGTACTCCCTACAAGAAATCATCCTATCATTTTTTCCACGAACAACTGCATGaaacaaataaaatacacaCAAATTAGTTGCAGgacaaatatataaatatatgcagCCGACCATTATCTTGTTTGTCTGGGGGAAAATGCAAGAAATAATTACTAAAATTGAGTATGGGGTAAAAGATTAAAAACGCACCACGACTTTCACCAGCAATAATACGATCGAAGGAATTAACATCTGCAAGTGGTAGCACACTTTCATGCACGTCAACATGGGCATACCCATTTTTTACCTTCAGAATATTCTGCTGCCACCCATTGTCCCCATACGGGAAAAAAACGGATATTGCAAGGAATCATAATAACCATAataatgttgtatttgatggGTTTGACCATCACGACCACAAGCAACTATGTCCCTGTTATGTGGAATGTTAGCATCATCATTGCCTTCGACCCAAATAGCCGCAACTTGATCATCGGATGGGCTGTTATAACATTTCTGGTCAACAGGAACATTTTTGGAAATATGCAATCTTAAGTTTCTGATTGAAGAATACTGATTTATCCTCTTTAGAAGTTGTGCATAAGGGTTTACTTTCTTTATGTCCATCAGCAAAACCATGAGTTCTCTGTCAACATAAGCGTCCGGGAAAACGAACATCCTATTTTTCAACTCATTATCGTTGTCCCAAAAATAAAGTTAGAAATACCTTGGACCATCCGAATTAGGTATAAGTGGTGGCAATGAATGGAAAATCTGGCCAGGCGCACGAAATGTGTATACCCCACGTTGAAGAGAAGCTGATTCCTTGTCAAGCCTAACCCCAAATGAAGTGAAAGAGAGAACATTGTTGTACAATCGTACTTGACGGCAGAATAAAATAGCTAAGGGAGACGATGGGTCCTTGAATAATTCCAGCAAGGCAATCTGAGTAATAGGAGATGCCAATCTAATCTTACCACAGGCGCAACAAAAATATGGAGCTTCACAAGGGAATCTATGTGCGCCACAAAATTGACATGAAGGAACCATTGGCAAGACACTGATACCAGCAATATCTCCTTCATTGTctgaattttaaaaagaaatgcAATTGGGGAAAAAACCCACGTATTTCAAGTGCGAAAAAATGAACATAGGAAAACCGAGCAAAAAAATCCAAGTAAAATAAAGGCACGATAAAAACAACAACAGATTACTTACAAATAGGAGAACACGCCAGAGGAACGGATACAATATGTGCTGTATGATGGAATTATGTCATTGAACGACAGCAGCACATgcgataaaaaaatataaacagaTCAAAGGGGGAAAAACAATCCAATCGTTGCAAATAAACATGG
This window contains:
- the LOC142518825 gene encoding uncharacterized protein LOC142518825, with the protein product MISCREYYCYRLQIHDSNTSLILYGGLLLQQFVVDMSIKLETTRLDYYRRHQSEIRSELYQGAVESVANGESRGSEVGQRVVLPASFIGGPRDMRHRYLDAIALVQKFGKPDLFITMTCNPDWKEIRENLFEGQLAHDRPDLVSRVFRAKLLDLKDQILKKSIFGHVVSYVYVIEFQKRGLPYCHMIIILQSNYKINSPERFDSYVVAELPYKDVFPRLFGLVSRHMMHGPCGTLNL